One Paenibacillus sp. SYP-B4298 genomic window, GCGCCATGCGTTGCGCCCAGCAGCTTCTGCAGGTCAGCGGAGATGACCCCGTCCTGCTCTCCCCATGCGAAGCGATAGGCATAGACTGGCGGCTGGTCGTTCACCGCAGTTAGCCGTTCCGCCGCCCGCTCCACATTGAAGCTGCTGTAGAGCTGGCTTCCATAATGGACAGCCGCCGCGTATTGGGCAGACTTCCTCTCGTCCTTCAGAAGCGAGCCGTCATTAATGGCAGACGAGAAGGCGGGATCGCCGAAGGCAAAGGCGGAGAACTCTGTCTGCGTGCTGCCGAGAATCATCGGTACCTTCGCATATTGGCCAGAGGAGATTACATCGAAGCCCTTCTCCGGGATGACGGTGCCGTCCCGGAATAGATGCGGGAACGGTGCCATGCGAATCGCCGTGCTGCCGAATTCCGTGACCAGCTTGTCTGCTGGCAGGCTTCTCATGTAGGCCGATAGCTGAGCTGCTGTCTGGCTGTCCAGCCATGCGCGTGCTGCTGCTTCATCGGCACCGTGACCGTCTGCCATAGCAAGCTTGACCAGTCCGGCAGACGCCTTGGCATCGCCTTCGGCTGTTGAGGCTGTCGTCATACCGCCGCTCAGCACGAATGCCCGATGGAACAGTCCCTCGCCAAGCGGGGAGATGACGGCAGCCATCACATCACGTCCGCCCGCAGATTGCCCGGACAGTGTCACGTTATGTGGATCGCCCCCAAGTGCGGCAATATTGTCCTGCACCCAGCGCAAGGACTGGAAGATGTCGAGCAGGCCAAAGTTGCCGGAGTCGCGCACCGCATCGCCAGTCTGCAGCGCAGGATGGTGCAGGAAGCCCATCGCGCCCAGCCGGTACTCGATCGAGATGACGATGCTGTTCGTCGCTGCTGCCAGGACATCCCCTGGGAATTCCTTGCTGGAGCCGGTCATATTGCCGCCGCCATGCACGAACAATAGCACAGGCAGCCTGGAGCTGTCCGTTGCCGGACGCCAGATGTTCAGATTCAGGCAGTCCTCGCTGCCGACGGTCTTGCCGCCGGATAGCTGCAAGCAGACAGGCGCGTAATCGGTCGCCTGCTTCACACCCTCCCAGCGCTGAGGCTCCTGAGGGACTTGCCAGCGCAGCTCGCCAATCGGCGGCTCGGCATATGGAACACCTAGCCAATGCAGCGTGCCCGTCTTCTCATCTGCTGCGCCCTCTAGGACACCGTACTTAGTCGTAATGCGTGTGCTCGCCTCATAGGCAGGGGCCTGCGCAGCAGCTTGCCAGCTCGCTTGCAGCGTGCGCTGCTCATACTTGTGTTGTACCTGCATCGCTTGGGCGGTCGCCTCTGCTAGCTGCAGATTAGTCAAGCTTCCCTTCCTCTGCAGCGCCGTCATGCCCTTGTCAGCGGCATAGGCCAACACATCATCCGCCTCGTAGTCTGTTCCTGCTTCATACCCGAGCGCCTTCAGCAGCACAGAGGCATATTCGGCCGTGGTCACCTGACGCTGTGGCTCGAACCGATCATCCTCAGCCATCCAGCCGAGATGCGGGTGCGCCTTCAGATAATTCACGACCGGCGCGAGATATTTGCCAGCCTCCGCAGCATCGGTGAAGGCTGCTGCACCATCATACGCCAGCGCCTCCGCCTCGACACCCTTCAGCCGGACGAACAGCATCGCAGCTTGTGCTCTTGTCGCCTCCTTGCTCCAGTAACGGCTGGATACCCCCTGGCCGTCCCCCTTGATCAGCCCTGCTGCGACCAACTGCTGCACGGAATCCGTGGCTGTCGCTCGTTCGGCGCCAGAAGCCGCGATGCCGCCCAAGAGCGGGGCGGCCGCGATCGCCAGCCCGATTACACCTGTTAACACACGCTTCACTGTTGACTTCATCTTCTTGTCTCCCCCGTCTGAAAGAATCAGGATGGCTCTCTCTGTCCCTATGATAGCGGCTTCCGCTCGCAGCTACTACGACTATTCCGACATTGGGGATGTGGTTTTCCGACTTATCATGAGGCAGCCTGGAGTACTGGAAAGTAAGTAAATTTCTGTACGCGCTCTGGAAACGAGTCCGAAAGTATGGCGCTTTTTGTACGGGCATCACGCAAAATGTGGACGACTTGGTAAGCCATTTGACATTGCCGCGTTTCACGTGGTCAAGAGGGGGGCGCTCATAATTCTCCCCTTTTAAGCACATAGGTATATTTTATGAGTAAATCGCTTTACAATAACGCATACGTTATTGTTTATAATGACTTTGAGGAAGGAGCAGTAAACCATGATACGAGTTGGAGAATTAGCGCAAAAAGCAAGTATCAGCAAAAGAACACTTTATTACTACGAACAAATTGGATTGTTACAACCCACACTTGTTTCAGAAAACGGGTATCGCTATTACGACGAGATTGCCGTACTTTACCTTCAAAAAATTCTGTTGTTGAAATCGATTGGCTATACATTAGAACAAATTAAAGAACTATTCCAAAATCAAAACTATACGAAAGAAAGCGATAATTGGATAGCTTCTTTAAATGAACAAATAGAGCTTATTGAACAGAAAAAAGAAGAATTAAGCCGTAAACAGTATTATCTTAAATCAACCATTCATGCCATTCAACTTAAGGGAACGAGTGGTGTAAAAGATTTATTACTGGTTATTGAGGCGC contains:
- a CDS encoding carboxylesterase/lipase family protein gives rise to the protein MKSTVKRVLTGVIGLAIAAAPLLGGIAASGAERATATDSVQQLVAAGLIKGDGQGVSSRYWSKEATRAQAAMLFVRLKGVEAEALAYDGAAAFTDAAEAGKYLAPVVNYLKAHPHLGWMAEDDRFEPQRQVTTAEYASVLLKALGYEAGTDYEADDVLAYAADKGMTALQRKGSLTNLQLAEATAQAMQVQHKYEQRTLQASWQAAAQAPAYEASTRITTKYGVLEGAADEKTGTLHWLGVPYAEPPIGELRWQVPQEPQRWEGVKQATDYAPVCLQLSGGKTVGSEDCLNLNIWRPATDSSRLPVLLFVHGGGNMTGSSKEFPGDVLAAATNSIVISIEYRLGAMGFLHHPALQTGDAVRDSGNFGLLDIFQSLRWVQDNIAALGGDPHNVTLSGQSAGGRDVMAAVISPLGEGLFHRAFVLSGGMTTASTAEGDAKASAGLVKLAMADGHGADEAAARAWLDSQTAAQLSAYMRSLPADKLVTEFGSTAIRMAPFPHLFRDGTVIPEKGFDVISSGQYAKVPMILGSTQTEFSAFAFGDPAFSSAINDGSLLKDERKSAQYAAAVHYGSQLYSSFNVERAAERLTAVNDQPPVYAYRFAWGEQDGVISADLQKLLGATHGADMAFVTGQSIGIAAYFPKGYFSEANAPGRAELVQAIQAYLQGFLYAGHPGSVNGITWTPWQAQDDALRILRLDASNEQADIAMSEEYVKKEEVLARMEQELAQDQETLKLLKDNVLAGRFFW